CCAGCGCCAGGATAAAGGAGGCAAAGCCCGGCTTGGGACCATGGAGCGCGCGCGCGGCAAGGGCCCCGAAGGCAACCGTGGCGACGACGAACGCTACGCATGCGAAGCGCGCGGCATCGTGGAGGGGAAGCGCGAATCCCAAGGCCTTGGCGAACAGCGCGCACACCCAGTAGAACAGGGGCGGGGAATCCAGAACGACTTCCCCGGCCAATTGCGGTACCAGCCAGCCGGTGCCACGGAGCATGCTGTACACCACCCCGAAGGCAGATGCCTCGTCCGGTTTCCACGGGTCATGGCCCCACAAGCCGGGAAGCATCCACACGAGAAATAGCCCCAACACCACGATGTGCGCGGGCAAGGGCAGCGCCTTTTGATTTGTAGCCGGTTCGGCCATGGCGGGGTGCGCAGGGATCAAAGAGGCCTGGAAACGAAAAAGGCAGCCGCAGGCTGCCTTTCTTGCGGCGGACAGCGGCGCTTAGGCCGAAGCTGCCTTGCCGGCGGCGGGCTTGGGTGCGGACTTGGCGTAGCGCTGTCTGAATCGCTCAACTCTTCCTGCCGTATCGACGATCTTCTGCTTGCCAGTATAGAACGGATGGCAGGAGGAGCAGACTTCGACGTGCAATTCGCGCCCCAGCACCGAACGGGTGTTGAAGGTGGTTCCGCAGCTGCAAGTGACTTTAATCTCTTTGTAGTCAGGATGTATACCGGCTTTCATGGTGGGCTCCACCAGGATTTGCCCTGGGTCAAAACGTTTTAGGGGCGCGCATTATCCTTGAGCGGGGTGCGATTTGCAATCACGGAAATTCCCAACCTGCGATGGGATCTCCTCAAACACGGGCCTTCGAGTTGCGATGTTCTTGTGCCTATCGAGAGGCCGGCTTCTCCGCCGCAGGCCCGAATACAAGGGGTTTTCCTGGGTTTGCCGTACCCGCTCGCTTGAGCGTGGCCTTCACGGGCGGGGGCGCCCTCGACCTGGCGGCCGCGGGCGGCTGGGTGGCCGGCGCCGCTTGCTCACCGCCAGCTAGCGGCTCTTGCGCGCGGGTAGCGTTCGCCAAAAGCGCGATTGTGCCAAGCGCGAAGGCAACGAGAAATTCTTTCATGAAGGGTTCCTCCGCATGCTTATTCGTTAGTCATGGCAGCGGCTGCTCGCGCACCGCGACTTGCTTGCCGCCCAATTAGATGTACTCCTTCAAGTTCGATTTGGGCGTTTCTTCCCATAACAGTTGCCCGCCCTGGCCGTACACGAAGAAGGTGTCGGTGCCTGCCTTGCGCGAGCGCACGCGCTGGTTGGCCGCGTCGTAATCGAACAATATTTCGTTGGCCAATCCGCAATTCGCGCAACGCAGTCCGGCCGCGTCGTTGTAGGCAAAACTGGTCGTGCCGTTTCCCGTGACATTGCCGTACACGTCGTAGCCAAAGGTGTAGCCCTTGCTGCCACTTACCGTGGCCAGCCGCTGGCTTGCTGGGTCGTAGGCGTAAGTGAGACTAAACGCCCAGA
This window of the Betaproteobacteria bacterium genome carries:
- a CDS encoding 50S ribosomal protein L31 gives rise to the protein MKAGIHPDYKEIKVTCSCGTTFNTRSVLGRELHVEVCSSCHPFYTGKQKIVDTAGRVERFRQRYAKSAPKPAAGKAASA